In one window of Halopiger aswanensis DNA:
- a CDS encoding MFS transporter, whose protein sequence is MDRNDRSIISFAMVSHAMVHTYELSIPILMLLWASEFSISIGLLAVVVSTGYAMFGLGALPTGVLADIYGSRLLIVCCLVGMGISFLVLSIAPTLPVLVFGLVCWGIAASIYHPAGLSLISTGVVDRGTAFAYHGMAGNAGIALGPLATALLLLVVDWRLVAALLSIPALLAALYALQVQFDETAGTKDRQGESDSSDATAASSLSELWTESKALFATGFSIVFIIVIFNGLFYRGTLTLLPEILTTMLEPVVGDLQLFEPDSPMAEEFQPSRFFYTGLLMVGIGGQYAGGKLTERVATERALMIVFASLAVTALVFIPAARGSLVTLALVGTVLGFLLFMIQPLYQATIAQYSPANARGLSYGFTYVGSFGVGALGATITGIVYEGFGELAMFVTLAGFALLASLLSYSLLTGSYAEANSTAVESTDD, encoded by the coding sequence ATGGACAGGAACGATCGATCTATCATCAGCTTTGCGATGGTTTCCCATGCAATGGTCCATACGTATGAACTATCGATCCCGATACTCATGCTACTGTGGGCAAGCGAGTTCTCAATCTCGATCGGGCTCCTCGCTGTCGTCGTTTCCACCGGTTACGCGATGTTCGGGTTAGGAGCCCTTCCGACGGGCGTCCTTGCCGATATTTACGGTTCGCGACTGCTTATCGTCTGCTGTCTCGTCGGTATGGGCATCTCGTTTCTCGTCTTGAGTATCGCACCTACGCTCCCGGTCCTCGTCTTTGGATTGGTCTGCTGGGGAATCGCAGCGAGCATCTATCACCCAGCCGGCCTCTCGCTGATTAGCACGGGCGTCGTTGATCGTGGGACGGCGTTCGCATATCACGGGATGGCAGGCAACGCTGGAATCGCACTCGGACCGTTGGCGACCGCGCTACTCTTGCTCGTTGTCGACTGGCGGCTTGTCGCTGCGCTGCTCTCGATCCCCGCCCTGCTTGCTGCACTTTACGCGTTGCAGGTACAATTCGACGAAACTGCAGGAACGAAAGACCGACAGGGCGAGTCCGACTCAAGTGACGCGACGGCTGCGTCTTCATTATCAGAACTGTGGACCGAATCGAAAGCGCTGTTTGCCACCGGTTTTAGCATCGTCTTCATTATCGTAATTTTCAACGGTCTGTTTTACCGCGGTACACTGACGCTGCTGCCTGAAATACTGACCACGATGCTTGAGCCCGTTGTTGGTGATTTACAGCTTTTCGAACCGGATTCACCAATGGCTGAGGAGTTTCAACCCTCTCGATTTTTCTACACGGGACTTTTGATGGTCGGCATCGGCGGCCAGTACGCTGGCGGAAAACTAACTGAGCGAGTGGCGACGGAGCGGGCACTAATGATTGTTTTCGCATCATTGGCGGTTACTGCTCTCGTTTTCATCCCCGCAGCACGGGGTAGTCTCGTTACGCTTGCGCTAGTCGGTACAGTACTCGGATTCCTCTTGTTTATGATCCAGCCGCTCTACCAGGCGACGATCGCGCAGTATTCCCCCGCGAACGCCCGCGGTCTCTCATACGGATTCACATACGTCGGTTCCTTTGGAGTCGGCGCGCTCGGAGCAACCATCACCGGCATCGTCTACGAAGGGTTCGGTGAACTAGCGATGTTCGTGACGCTTGCCGGGTTCGCGCTCCTTGCGTCCCTCCTCAGCTATTCGCTACTCACCGGGAGCTATGCTGAGGCAAACTCGACGGCAGTGGAATCAACTGACGATTAG